A genomic window from Lotus japonicus ecotype B-129 chromosome 1, LjGifu_v1.2 includes:
- the LOC130711488 gene encoding ervatamin-C-like, which produces MLRAAATVALRHASRRNRHLWSPWLGRVGSSVHAGPNRTSSLAFTWGSSSIAGSSGAGSSDTGSSDDDDSLLPRNWRELRTASSPPLICLLVDGLGYDKPFPYAIDWRKDGCVTSVKDQGPNSTTCWAFGPTVAMEALNKQGNDVLEELSTQDIIDNCKGATNDEWAYNYAKVVGVHYAKDYPSKKGIKPLFRIKGYRTGFLFRGDDEELIHVVTYRVVSAAMTLPASFFEYKGGLYKARRPMGAESATGHCVAIIGFEDNYWLVQNSRGTKWGEKGIMKMSRSTLLAVLDSFSYPTYIRYD; this is translated from the exons ATGTTGAGAGCCGCCGCAACCGTCGCACTCCGCCATGCCAGCCGCCGCAACCGCCACCTCTGGTCACCTTGGCTTGGCCGCGTGGGTTCTTCTGTGCACGCAGGGCCCAATCGCACTTCGTCATTGGCATTTACTTGGGGGTCGTCGAGCATTGCTGGTTCCTCCGGCGCTGGTTCCTCCGACACTGGTTCCTCCGATGACGATGATTCCCTATTACCAAGAAACTGGCGGGAATTGAGAACG GCTTCATCTCCGCCTTTGATATGCTTATTG GTCGATGGTTTAGGTTATGACAAACCATTTCCATATGCCATTGACTGGCGGAAAGATGGCTGTGTGACTAGTGTGAAAGACCAAGGCCCAAATTCCACTACATGTTGGGCGTTTGGTCCAACGGTTGCCATGGAAGCCTTAAACAAGCAGGGGAACGATGTTCTTGAGGAGCTGTCAACTCAAGACATAATTGATAATTGCAAAGGTGCTACAAATGATGAGTGGGCGTACAACTATGCAAAGGTAGTCGGTGTGCATTATGCCAAAGACTACCCTAGCAAAAAG GGGATTAAGCCTTTGTTCAGAATCAAGGGTTATAGAACGGGCTTTCTTTTTAGAGGAGATGATGAGGAGCTTATTCATGTTGTCACCTACCGAGTTGTTTCCGCTGCTATGACTTTACCAGCCAGTTTCTTCGAATATAAAGGG ggGCTTTACAAGGCTAGAAGGCCCATGGGGGCGGAAAGTGCTACCGGTCATTGCGTTGCAATTATCGGATTTGAAGATAACTACTGGCTGGTGCAGAACAGCCGAGGGACTAAATGGGGAGAGAAGGGGATCATGAAGATGTCTAGAAGCACGCTTCTTGCCGTACTGGACAGTTTCAGCTACCCTACTTATATCCGCTACGATTAG
- the LOC130727663 gene encoding uncharacterized protein LOC130727663, giving the protein MKWLKKNLIRKGWWKKRLVRKPENYVDPSYRKSTFLETYSYLIQPNNGPKLWPEDPAPPLNPPFVRRAPGRPKKARNKANDEKKNPTKLKKGGSALKCRRCGGQGHNVRTCKAKDLADREIPVGGNKDNPTLLQPEQRDVQTTQNATQDAPPVSQTQGDPPLSQSQAPQAPQSQAPHAQAKGKGKVKQPAKGKQGHNAKGGKKRKLGEVSGSK; this is encoded by the exons ATGAAGTGGTTGAAGAAGAACCTGATAAGGAAAGGGTGGTGGAAGAAGAGGTTGGTAAGGAAACCTGAGAACTATGTGGATCCAAGCTACAG GAAATCAACTTTCCTGGAAACATATTCTTATCTAATCCAGCCCAATAATGGGCCTAAGTTATGGCCAGAAGATCCTGCACCACCCCTGAACCCTCCTTTTGTAAGAAGAGCTCCTGGGAGGCCAAAGAAGGCTAGAAACAAGGCAAATGATGAGAAGAAGAAccctacaaagttgaagaaaggaGGTTCTGCACTAAAATGTAGAAGATGTGGAGGACAAGGGCACAATGTAAGAACTTGCAAAGCCAAGGACCTAGCTGACAGAGAGATTCCTGTTGGAGGGAATAAG GATAACCCTACACTACTGCAACCTGAGCAGAGGGATGTGCAAACTACTCAAAATGCAACTCAGGATGCACCTCCTGTGAGCCAGACCCAGGGTGATCCTCCTCTTAGCCAATCTCAGGCTCCACAGGCTCCACAATCTCAGGCTCCACATGCTCAAGCTAAAGGGAAAGGGAAAGTGAAACAGCCAGCCAAAGGGAAACAGGGACACAATGCTAAGGGAGGAAAGAAGAGGAAGCTTGGAGAAGTTAGTGGATCAAAGTAG
- the LOC130727664 gene encoding uncharacterized protein LOC130727664 gives MPTATALTLALRHVNRRLPMPSLRGVRVYSSVGANPTHASSFCFTRGRLFPSSTGAIYFNSFDFAPPPNHEPQPQDERLNLDRYRNSETKVRDLFESWCRKYHKTYSSEEQKLFRFNAFKKTLEGATYENQLTIYADITSEEWEEMNLLSPSYSPDSDRLRSSEVENRNPNPDGSYFHSETEARELFEIWCKQYHKTYNSEEEKLYRFGVFKKTHELCVRENQKHADPLYRSLGTNGFGDLTMDEKMEVFGAGPWKPLEHY, from the exons ATGCCGACAGCCACCGCTTTAACCCTCGCACTCCGCCATGTCAACCGCCGCCTTCCGATGCCTTCGCTTCGCGGCGTCCGTGTCTATTCCTCCGTAGGCGCAAACCCCACTCATGCTTCCTCTTTCTGCTTCACTCGGGGGCGATTATTTCCTTCCTCCACTGGCGCCATCTATTTCAATTCCTTCGATTTCGCTCCTCCCCCTAACCATGAACCTCAACCTCAAG ACGAAAGGCTCAATCTCGATCGCTATCGCAATTCTGAAACGAAAGTCAGAGATCTGTTCGAAAGCTGGTGCAGGAAATATCACAAAACATACTCTTCGGAAGAACAGAAACTCTTCAGGTTCAATGCCTTCAAGAAAACTCTTGAAGGCGCCACCTACGAAAACCAGCTGACCATTTATGCTGATATAACCTCAGAGGAATGGGAGGAAATGAACCTTCTAAGCCCTTCATACAGTCCCGATTCGGATCGTCTCCGTTCTTCCGAAGTTGAAAACCGCAATCCCAATCCCGATGGCAGCTATTTCCATTCTGAAACTGAAGCCAGAGAATTGTTTGAAATCTGGTGCAAGCAATATCACAAAACATACaattcagaagaagagaaaCTCTACAGGTTCGGTGTCTTCAAGAAAACTCATGAATTGTGCGTCCGCGAAAACCAGAAGCATGCTGACCCACTATATCGAAGCTTAGGCACCAATGGTTTTGGTGATCTAACCATGGACGAAAAGATGGAAGTCTTTGGGGCTGGTCCGTGGAAGCCTTTGGAGCATTATTGA
- the LOC130711495 gene encoding uncharacterized protein LOC130711495, with the protein MVSFILPRSRFEDLTTTAVILKFELLYAPTLENGLAYTIYRADVQASLDDSPAAIHEFRIPLKALLGLHSYCPVYFDALHAVLVDVSVHVSLLKAAFFSSASKGFDGAASQDVKDILLVKALLASRSILVEELQKISKGVGETVDISEFMSKMNNKNIQKFMVHANQYAIIEEVLGQGKPQNGNGSLNVLHVSKFHSLSQSELSDCFHSVGDQLFYLWNIFLKFHRDNTAKVIEFLRDVWAKDRKVEWSIWMVYSKVEMPHHYINSGNDESSRRSGSMHKRVSSLWKLPGEPLETAATCAEHRRRSIAQMRINSSSIQDMQIYGDPLRIPVVIVERVMNVPRRCTSEMSFLGHFDLLDSHYLPTGSIPDARGKKSAPRSNTRVLKIVVFVHGFQGHHLDLRLVRNQWLLIDPKVEVLMSDANEDKTSGDFREMGNRLAQEVVCFIKSKMDKASRYGELGDIKLSFVGHSIGNLILRTAIADSMMEPYLRFLHTYISGSGPHLGYLYSSNSLFNSGLWFLKKLKGTQCIHQLIFTDDPDFQNTFIYKLCKQKTLEHFRNIILISSPQDGYVPYHSARIESCQAASRDTSKKGKLFLEMLNDCLDQIRANPSEHRVFMRCDVNFDASAYGKNLNSYIGRVAHVEFLDTDIFAKFIMWSFPELFQ; encoded by the exons ATGGTCTCATTCATCTTACCTCGTAGTAGATTTGAG GATTTAACCACAACTGCTGTTATTTTAAAGTTTGAGCTTCTTTATGCTCCTACACTTGAGAATGG ACTAGCGTATACCATCTACAGAGCCGACGTGCAAGCTTCTTTAGATGATTCCCCTGCTGCTATCCATGAATTCCGAATTCCTCTTAAAGCTCTTTTAGGATTGCATTCGTATTGTCCCGTCTATTTTGATGCTTTACATGCAGTGCTTGTTGATGTGAGTGTACATGTTAGTCTACTAAAAGCTGCCTTTTTCTCATCTGCATCGAAG GGATTTGATGGAGCTGCTTCCCAAGATgtgaaagatattttgcttgTTAAAGCATTATTGGCTTCTCGTAGTATATTGGTTGAAGAACTACAAAAAATTAGCAAAGGAGTTGGTGAGACAGTGGATATTTCGGAGTTTATGTCAAAAATGAACAATAAGAACATACAAAAGTTTATGGTGCATGCGAATCAATATGCAATAATTGAGGAAGTTTTAGGACAAGGCAAGCCACAAAATG GAAATGGTTCTCTGAATGTTCTCCATGTTTCAAAGTTCCATTCCCTGTCTCAGAGTGAACTTTCAGACTGCTTTCATTCAGTCGGAGATCAATTGTTCTATTTATGGAACATATTTTTGAAGTTCCATAG GGATAACACGGCAAAGGTTATTGAATTTTTACGTGATGTATGGGCTAAAGATCGAAAAGTTGAGTGGTCAATATGGATGGTGTATTCTAAGGTAGAGATGCCTCATCATTATATAAATAGTGGGAATGATGAGTCCTCCCGTCGAAGTGGTAGTATGCACAAAAGAGTTTCCAGTTTGTGGAAGTTACCAGGTGAG CCTCTTGAGACCGCGGCTACATGTGCCGAACATCGTCGAAGAAGCATTGCACAAATGCGG ATAAACAGCAGTTCAATACAAGACATGCAGATATATGGAGATCCTTTGCGTATACCAGTGGTGATTGTTGAAAGAGTGATGAATGTACCACGTCGTTGTACCAGTGAAATGTCATTCCTAGGACATTTTGACTTGTTAGATTCACATTACTTGCCAACTGGCTCCATCCCTGATGCTAGAGGCAAGAAATCTGCACCTCGAAGTAATACTCGAGTATTGAAGATTGTCGTCTTTGTGCATGGGTTTCAG GGGCATCATCTGGATCTAAGACTAGTGAGGAATCAGTGGCTTTTGATAGATCCCAAAGTAGAAGTTCTTATGTCTGATGCTAATGAAGATAAAACCTCTGGAGACTTCAGAGAAATGGGAAACAGGCTAGCTCAAGAAGTTGTTTGCTTTATCAAAAGCAAGATGGACAAAGCATCAAGATATGGGGAATTGGGAGATATTAAGCTAAGTTTTGTTGGACATTCTATTGGTAACCTCATTTTGAGAACAGCCATAGCAG ATAGCATGATGGAGCCATATCTAAGATTCCTACATACATATATTTCAGGATCTGGCCCACACTTGGGATATCTGTATAGTTCAAACTCATTGTTTAATTCTGGATTGTGGTTTTTGAAGAAGCTAAAAGGCACACAATGCATTCATCAGCTCATCTTCACAGATGATCCAGATTTCCAAAATACTTTCATTTATAAACTGTGTAAG CAGAAGAccttggaacattttaggaatATTATTTTGATATCTTCCCCTCAG GATGGTTATGTGCCTTACCATTCTGCCAGAATTGAATCATGTCAAGCTGCTTCCCGTGACACTTCAAAGAAGGGTAAATTGTTTCTAGAGATGCTGAATGATTGTTTGGACCAAATCCGAGCCAACCCCTCTGAACATCGAGTTTTCATGCGCTGTGATGTCAACTTTGATGCCTCAGCTTATGGAAAGaatctgaactcttacattggTCGAGTTGCGCATGTTGAATTTCTGGACACAGACATTTTTGCAAAGTTCATAATGTGGTCTTTTCCGGAACTATTTCAATAG